A segment of the Acidaminococcales bacterium genome:
GGACATGATCCATCACGCCAAGGCCGTCTGCCGGGGGGTGGAGCGTGCCATGGTGGTAGTGGACATGCCGTTTATGAGTTATCAGGTGTCGGCAAAGGACGCTTTGCGCAACGCCGGCCGGCTGATGAAGGAAAGCGGGGCGCAGGCGGTCAAGCTGGAAGGGGGGCGGGAAGCGCTGGCGGCGGTCAGGGCGATTGTTGCGGCCGGCATCCCCGTCGTTGCCCACATCGGCCTGACGCCGCAGTCGGTGCATCAGCTCGGCGGCTTCAGGGTGCAGGGCAAAGACAGCGCGGCCGCCGGCCGCCTTTTGGACGATGCGATTCAACTGTCGGAAGCGGGCGCTTTCGCCGTGGTGCTTGAATGTGTGCCGGCCGCCTTGGGCGCGCTCATCTCCGAAAAGATACCCATCCCCACTATCGGCATCGGCGCGGGCGCGGGCTGCGACGGGCAGGTCCTTGTTTACCACGATATGCTCGGCTTGTTTGGCGATGGCTTCAAGCCAAAATTCGCCAAAAGATACAAAAACCTTTACGCCGAAGTTATGGAAGGCGTCGGGCAGTATGTCGACGAAGTGCGCGGCCGGCGTTTTCCGTCCGAGGAACATTCCTTCCCTATCGATCAGGAAATATTGGAAAAACTTTATTAGAGGTTCCCCAAAAATCACTTGGAGGCGAGGAACTGTCATGAGCATGCTTCTTTTGAAAACCGTCCAGGAAGCGCGCGCCGCTTGCCGGGAAGCGAAAAGCCGCGGCGGCGGCGTCGGCCTGGTGCCGACAATGGGCGCGCTGCACGCCGGGCACGCTTCGCTTATCGAGGCGGCCGCCCGGGAAAACGATTTTGTGGTTGTAAGCGTTTTTGTCAATCCCACTCAATTCGCGCCCACCGAAGACTTGGACGCCTATCCCCGCTCTTTGGACAAAGACTGCGCCTTGGCGGAACAGATGGGCGCCCAAGCCGTTTTCGCCCCCACCGCCGCTCAGATGTATCCCGGCGGCGAAGGCGTCTGGGTTAAAGTCGCCGGCCGCCTGACCGAGATTTTGTGCGGGCGGTCGCGCCCGGCGCATTTTCGCGGCGTAACGACGGTAGTGGCGAAACTGTTTAACATCATCGCGCCCGACCGAGCTTACTTCGGGCAAAAAGACGGACAGCAGGCGCAGGTAATCCGGCGCATGGCCGAAGAACTGTTTGTCCCCACGGAAATTAAAATAATGCCCATTGTCAGGGAAGCCGACGGCCTCGCGTTGAGTTCGCGCAATGTCTACCTGTCCGGCCGCGAGCGCGAGGCGGCTCTGGTCTTGTCGCGTTCCCTGCGCGCGGTCCGGGAAAAAATAGAAAAAGGGGAAAGAGACCCGGCGGCCGCGCTGTCTTTCCTTAACGGCCTGATCGCCGCCGAGCCGCTCGCGCGGCTGGAATACGCGGAAATTTATTCCTTTCCCGCCTTGGAGGAATTTGCCGGCGAAATGAGCGGCGAGGTTTTTATCGCGCTGGCGGCGAAGATCGGCCAAACCCGCCTGATCGACAACATTGTCGTTGCGGCCGGCCCGTATTGACGCTGCCGGAAACGTCCCGCTTGGGGGGCGGTTTTTCGCGAGGCGCGGCAAGCCGGCCGCAAATCTTCGCCACGTTTTAGCCGAAGAACAGTATAAAAAGCGGCGGCCGCCTTGCCTAAAGGCGGCCGCCGCCCATGCCCTCGCCGTCGGGCAAAAACCCTCTCTCCTCCGTCCCTGCTTCTTCGACCTTGTTCAGCTTCGTGTATATTTGTTTGGAGCGCGCCTGCGCGTCCGACATGTCCTGTTGCGCGTCCTCAAGTTTTTTGATGGATTTTTCCAAAAGCTGGTCAAACATCGCGTATTGTTTTTTGACCGCCCCCAGCAGTTTCCAAACCTCGCCGGATTTTTTCTCGATCGCCAAGGTAACGAACCCGACGCGCAAGCTGTTGAGCAAGGCGGCCAGAGTAGTGGGCCCGGCGATGATTGTCCGACATTCCCTTTGGCAGTATTCGGCCAAGCCGTTTATCCGCAGCACTTCGGCGTAAAGCCCCTCGGTAGGCAAAAACATCACGGCAAAATCCGTGGTTTCCGGCGGGTTAAGATATTTGTCCCTGATAGAGCGCG
Coding sequences within it:
- the panB gene encoding 3-methyl-2-oxobutanoate hydroxymethyltransferase; translated protein: MGNKRITTATVRQMKKDGRPLVMITAYDYPWAKMFDAAGADVILVGDSLGNVALGYDSTLPVTMEDMIHHAKAVCRGVERAMVVVDMPFMSYQVSAKDALRNAGRLMKESGAQAVKLEGGREALAAVRAIVAAGIPVVAHIGLTPQSVHQLGGFRVQGKDSAAAGRLLDDAIQLSEAGAFAVVLECVPAALGALISEKIPIPTIGIGAGAGCDGQVLVYHDMLGLFGDGFKPKFAKRYKNLYAEVMEGVGQYVDEVRGRRFPSEEHSFPIDQEILEKLY
- the panC gene encoding pantoate--beta-alanine ligase produces the protein MSMLLLKTVQEARAACREAKSRGGGVGLVPTMGALHAGHASLIEAAARENDFVVVSVFVNPTQFAPTEDLDAYPRSLDKDCALAEQMGAQAVFAPTAAQMYPGGEGVWVKVAGRLTEILCGRSRPAHFRGVTTVVAKLFNIIAPDRAYFGQKDGQQAQVIRRMAEELFVPTEIKIMPIVREADGLALSSRNVYLSGREREAALVLSRSLRAVREKIEKGERDPAAALSFLNGLIAAEPLARLEYAEIYSFPALEEFAGEMSGEVFIALAAKIGQTRLIDNIVVAAGPY